Proteins encoded within one genomic window of Paraglaciecola psychrophila 170:
- a CDS encoding class I SAM-dependent methyltransferase: MYLPKNCRVITIGDGDLSFSRALLAHVSHEDLIATTYDSEDALRNKYTQNALDDLVNAGVMVEHNVDVNDLASIHRLPHNFADIVIFNHPLVPAQRGFTQPQKERDKSANLANRDLLYHFLKQSFEILLNPEGERLCYITSKSVKPYSHWHIETSLTRDRPYRHLGKEAFNSSIFKHYMVRKVDRDKCVKLEASDVHVYSDNTLHPIKKYLTPFSFNGDKCCSLCRKGPFTTPNDWKKHQDTRLHKSQQQYHDVWSGHCNVKYQK; this comes from the coding sequence ATGTACTTACCCAAAAACTGCCGCGTTATTACCATTGGCGATGGAGATTTAAGTTTCTCGCGTGCCCTGCTCGCCCATGTTTCCCATGAGGATCTCATCGCAACCACTTATGACAGTGAGGATGCACTAAGGAACAAATACACACAAAACGCACTAGATGATTTAGTAAACGCGGGGGTAATGGTCGAGCATAATGTCGATGTAAACGATTTAGCAAGCATTCACCGGCTGCCACATAACTTTGCCGATATCGTGATTTTTAATCACCCATTGGTACCGGCGCAACGTGGCTTCACTCAACCCCAAAAAGAGCGTGATAAAAGTGCGAACTTAGCCAATCGTGATTTGCTATATCACTTTTTAAAACAAAGCTTCGAGATATTATTAAACCCAGAGGGTGAGCGCCTTTGCTATATCACTAGCAAGTCAGTGAAGCCTTACAGCCATTGGCATATTGAAACGAGCTTAACCCGTGATAGACCCTATCGCCACCTTGGAAAAGAGGCCTTTAATTCCTCAATATTTAAACACTATATGGTGCGCAAAGTAGACCGAGATAAGTGCGTAAAGCTTGAGGCAAGTGATGTGCATGTATATTCGGACAATACGCTACATCCGATTAAAAAGTACCTAACACCATTTAGTTTTAACGGAGATAAATGCTGCTCACTTTGCCGAAAAGGTCCGTTTACAACTCCCAATGATTGGAAAAAACATCAAGACACACGTCTTCATAAATCACAGCAACAATATCATGATGTGTGGTCAGGACATTGCAATGTAAAGTATCAAAAATAA
- the gdhA gene encoding NADP-specific glutamate dehydrogenase, with the protein MKKTCTNIDQFMAGLRKRNPGQEEFHEAVQEVASDVLPFIANHKDYQGECLLERLTEPDRVITFRVSWVDDEGNVRANRAWRVQFCNAIGPYKGGMRFDETVTESVLKFLGFEQIFKNSLTGLPMGGAKGGSNFNPKGKSDGEVMRFCQSLMTELHRYIGPDKDVPAGDIGVGAREIGYMFGQYRRLSHSFTGAMTGKGISFGGSVGRKEATGYGVVYFMREILHAVDDDIKGKTAVVSGSGNVALYCIEKLVQLGAKPLTVSDSSGFIYDPDGIDEEKLAFLKDLKEVRRGRIEEYAEKFGCTFKEGRPWGVKADLAFPCATQNELNGDEAKSLIDNGLLALAEGANMPCESKAQHLLRKHVLYAPGKASNAGGVAVSGLEQSQNSQRISWSLEEVDKRLQGIMKDIHGKCIEHGKGKGAGDKTDYVRGANIGGFIKVADALQECGVF; encoded by the coding sequence ATGAAGAAAACATGCACCAATATCGACCAATTCATGGCTGGCTTGCGCAAGCGCAATCCAGGCCAGGAAGAATTTCACGAAGCCGTCCAAGAGGTGGCGTCCGACGTGCTGCCATTCATCGCGAATCATAAAGACTACCAAGGTGAATGCCTGCTGGAGCGCCTAACCGAACCCGACCGCGTCATTACATTCCGAGTGAGCTGGGTCGATGATGAAGGCAATGTCCGCGCCAACCGTGCTTGGCGCGTGCAGTTCTGCAACGCCATCGGTCCTTATAAGGGCGGCATGCGTTTCGACGAAACCGTCACCGAGAGCGTGCTGAAGTTTCTCGGCTTCGAACAGATCTTCAAGAACAGCCTTACCGGTTTGCCTATGGGCGGAGCCAAGGGTGGCTCTAACTTCAATCCGAAAGGCAAGAGCGATGGCGAGGTGATGCGCTTCTGCCAGTCACTAATGACTGAACTGCACCGCTACATCGGCCCGGATAAGGACGTGCCCGCAGGAGACATCGGCGTTGGCGCTAGGGAGATCGGCTACATGTTCGGCCAGTATCGTCGCCTGTCGCACTCCTTCACCGGTGCAATGACCGGCAAGGGAATCTCGTTTGGCGGCAGTGTCGGTAGGAAAGAGGCGACCGGCTACGGTGTTGTCTACTTCATGCGCGAGATCCTGCACGCGGTCGATGATGACATCAAAGGCAAGACGGCCGTCGTCTCTGGCTCCGGGAACGTCGCTCTCTACTGTATCGAAAAGTTGGTGCAGCTCGGAGCCAAGCCCCTGACCGTTAGCGACAGTTCTGGGTTCATCTACGATCCTGACGGCATCGACGAGGAGAAACTTGCCTTCCTCAAAGATTTGAAGGAAGTGCGGCGTGGGCGTATCGAGGAGTATGCGGAGAAATTCGGCTGCACTTTCAAAGAGGGACGCCCTTGGGGAGTGAAAGCTGACCTAGCATTTCCATGCGCCACGCAGAACGAGTTGAACGGCGACGAAGCGAAATCATTGATCGACAATGGGCTGCTCGCACTGGCCGAAGGCGCGAACATGCCCTGCGAATCCAAAGCGCAGCACCTGCTAAGGAAGCACGTGCTCTACGCTCCCGGTAAAGCTTCCAACGCAGGCGGTGTGGCCGTTTCTGGATTGGAACAAAGCCAGAACTCACAGCGCATCAGCTGGTCGCTCGAAGAAGTCGACAAGCGTCTGCAGGGAATCATGAAAGACATCCACGGCAAGTGCATCGAACACGGCAAAGGTAAAGGGGCAGGTGATAAAACCGACTATGTTCGAGGGGCAAACATCGGTGGCTTCATCAAAGTGGCGGACGCCTTGCAGGAGTGCGGCGTCTTCTAA
- a CDS encoding helix-turn-helix domain-containing protein has product MKVGLLAGLADQNMRKTIVAMYDNPEIDWTVESLAAEACMSRSVFSNLFRETIGETPAKYLQHWRIGLVKKWLKNGQPIKLIAEEAGYKSESALSRAFKAQCGFSPREWLINISR; this is encoded by the coding sequence ATGAAAGTAGGCTTGCTAGCTGGTTTAGCCGACCAAAATATGAGAAAAACCATCGTTGCGATGTATGATAATCCTGAGATTGATTGGACGGTTGAAAGCCTTGCCGCCGAGGCTTGTATGTCTCGTAGCGTCTTTTCAAACTTATTTCGTGAAACTATCGGGGAAACACCTGCGAAGTATCTGCAACACTGGCGAATTGGTTTAGTAAAAAAGTGGCTAAAGAATGGACAGCCAATAAAATTGATAGCTGAAGAAGCTGGTTATAAAAGTGAATCAGCATTGTCGCGAGCATTCAAAGCTCAATGTGGTTTTTCACCTAGAGAATGGCTTATAAACATAAGTAGATAA
- a CDS encoding glycoside hydrolase family 3 C-terminal domain-containing protein, with protein MAVIGPNADAAIVQGGGSSQVVPFQQTTPLEGLQALVGETIKVAYAQGVDNEPEPATLDARLLSPDKQRTQQGLRLEYFGNQDFSGEPVFVSTDSHFSKLGFADEIPAAAKNRFSARWQGYFWPKVSGRYEFELVHLSSATLTIDGQEIINDSLDKEHTGFLEFLNIGARKAGIELKAGVAYPFKLDYVAGKTPVPLNLLRLASRSPSGEFSEAVKLAKESDVAVVFIGVSTTSESEGRDRSDLALFGKQNALLEAVLKVNKNTIVVLNNGAPLAMPWIDQASTVIEAWLPGQEGGHAIANVLFGHTNPSGKLPVSFPKRLKDNPSYLNYPGDQDANYGEGIFVGYRYYDKKDITPLFPFGHGLSYTHFDYSDLTLSNAVFDTEDLLVSINIKNTGAMTGKEVVQLYVQDIESKVVRPVKELKGFNKVSLRPGELKRITFTLTKRDLSYFDVHSQAWRADAGKFTVLVGSSSRDIRQKVSFQLPKNYSLEIN; from the coding sequence ATGGCCGTTATTGGCCCAAATGCTGACGCCGCAATTGTACAAGGTGGCGGTAGCTCCCAAGTGGTGCCTTTTCAACAGACAACGCCTCTGGAAGGTTTACAAGCGTTAGTGGGTGAGACGATAAAAGTTGCATATGCACAAGGCGTGGATAATGAGCCTGAACCGGCAACACTGGATGCTAGGCTACTCAGCCCAGACAAACAGAGAACTCAGCAAGGTTTACGGCTGGAATATTTTGGAAATCAAGATTTTTCAGGCGAACCAGTATTTGTTTCCACAGATAGTCATTTTTCAAAATTGGGATTTGCCGATGAAATTCCAGCCGCTGCTAAGAATCGTTTTTCTGCGCGCTGGCAGGGGTATTTTTGGCCTAAAGTCAGTGGGCGCTACGAATTTGAACTGGTGCATTTGTCCAGTGCCACACTCACGATTGATGGGCAGGAAATCATCAATGACAGTTTGGATAAAGAGCACACCGGCTTTTTAGAATTTTTGAATATAGGTGCCCGCAAGGCAGGCATAGAGCTTAAAGCCGGGGTAGCCTATCCGTTCAAGCTGGATTATGTGGCCGGTAAAACCCCGGTACCACTCAATTTGTTGCGTTTGGCAAGTCGTAGTCCTTCTGGTGAATTTTCTGAAGCGGTGAAACTCGCCAAAGAGTCAGATGTAGCAGTGGTGTTTATAGGTGTGTCAACCACATCAGAAAGTGAAGGTAGAGACCGCTCTGATTTAGCATTGTTTGGAAAGCAAAATGCGTTGTTGGAGGCGGTATTAAAGGTTAACAAAAATACCATTGTTGTTTTGAATAACGGCGCACCACTGGCAATGCCATGGATAGATCAAGCGAGTACCGTTATTGAAGCTTGGTTGCCTGGGCAAGAGGGCGGACATGCCATTGCCAATGTACTGTTTGGGCATACCAACCCCTCTGGAAAATTACCGGTTTCGTTCCCCAAACGTCTAAAAGACAATCCTAGCTATCTGAATTACCCCGGCGATCAAGACGCTAACTACGGAGAGGGGATCTTTGTAGGTTATCGGTACTACGATAAAAAGGACATTACCCCCCTGTTTCCTTTTGGACACGGGCTGTCGTATACCCACTTTGACTACAGTGATTTGACTCTATCGAATGCGGTATTTGACACAGAGGATCTGCTAGTTTCTATCAATATTAAAAATACGGGTGCCATGACCGGCAAAGAAGTGGTTCAGCTTTATGTCCAAGACATCGAGTCTAAAGTTGTTCGCCCTGTCAAAGAGCTCAAGGGATTTAATAAAGTGTCTTTACGTCCAGGTGAGCTTAAGAGAATCACCTTTACATTAACCA
- a CDS encoding regulatory protein RecX encodes MFKKKQDAEPKEITYERVKGYFLWLIGKYGDYTSKTLMQKANILFKEDTSFNEEALNHLLERGVVDDLRYAQRLTLSYSEKNIGPNKIKQKLYAKGFTSQIINECLESLDNTEEDYLDKALALKFKKFGEAPIADEKLKQKALRHLIGQGFSYSVANKALSFSGSED; translated from the coding sequence ATGTTTAAAAAAAAGCAAGATGCAGAGCCAAAGGAAATAACATACGAACGCGTGAAAGGTTATTTCTTGTGGCTGATTGGCAAATACGGAGATTACACGTCAAAAACCTTAATGCAAAAGGCAAACATATTATTCAAAGAAGACACCTCATTTAATGAGGAAGCACTTAATCATCTTCTCGAACGAGGAGTAGTAGATGATCTTCGGTATGCACAACGCTTGACCCTCAGTTATTCAGAGAAGAATATTGGTCCCAACAAAATAAAACAAAAACTTTACGCCAAAGGTTTCACATCCCAAATAATCAATGAATGCTTAGAATCGTTAGATAACACTGAAGAAGACTATTTAGATAAAGCACTCGCACTTAAATTTAAAAAATTCGGTGAAGCCCCAATTGCAGATGAAAAGCTTAAACAAAAAGCATTGAGACATTTGATTGGGCAAGGATTCTCATATTCAGTTGCCAATAAAGCGCTCAGCTTCTCAGGCAGTGAGGATTAA
- the araC gene encoding arabinose operon transcriptional regulator AraC produces MGDHTGSPFHYLTQNLPSEITHSIFQRQANTQNLLKEWQADFAAFGGISEFNASRFLIMIYNSLEDVDTLFTNHITPGTTRHKRDDFSDYVTRRPHSKLGWSLQMTIEGNGHYNCIRDQFVSKPGDLILLSPDALYDYRREQSCDLWVHQWVYFQQEERWLELLQWPEIGPGIHHIQTSTSCYGILKSLFEQIGELHLQASEFSEALKKNILEQILIRSRQLAPKKSLIPFDKRIRLIADYIALNFNQSFTIDTLAALVGLSPARLSALFKQQTGSTMLNFRDERRMARAAQLLAQTQHPINKVAETVGYDDPLYFSRCFSQHLNCNPRQYRKKHQNIEYRKD; encoded by the coding sequence ATGGGGGATCACACTGGTAGTCCTTTTCATTACCTGACACAAAATCTACCCAGCGAAATAACTCATTCGATATTTCAACGTCAGGCAAACACCCAAAATTTATTAAAAGAGTGGCAGGCCGATTTTGCTGCCTTCGGCGGGATCAGTGAGTTCAATGCCTCGCGGTTTCTGATTATGATCTACAACTCACTTGAAGACGTGGACACCCTTTTTACCAATCACATTACACCAGGCACAACACGTCATAAACGCGATGACTTTAGTGACTACGTCACCAGAAGACCTCACAGCAAACTTGGCTGGAGCCTACAAATGACGATTGAAGGAAACGGACATTACAACTGTATTCGCGATCAGTTTGTCTCTAAACCAGGTGACCTGATTTTACTGTCACCTGATGCGCTTTATGACTACAGACGGGAACAATCCTGTGATTTATGGGTTCATCAATGGGTGTACTTTCAGCAAGAAGAACGCTGGCTGGAGTTATTACAATGGCCAGAAATTGGCCCAGGCATCCATCACATTCAAACCTCTACAAGCTGCTATGGCATATTAAAATCCCTATTTGAGCAAATTGGCGAGTTACATTTACAGGCCTCTGAATTTTCAGAAGCCCTAAAGAAAAATATACTCGAGCAGATTTTAATTCGCAGTCGCCAGCTAGCGCCGAAAAAAAGTTTGATCCCCTTCGACAAACGTATTCGCCTTATTGCCGACTACATTGCCCTTAATTTTAATCAGTCATTCACTATCGATACCTTGGCCGCCTTAGTGGGCTTGTCACCTGCCCGCCTCTCTGCTTTATTCAAGCAACAAACTGGCTCAACCATGCTAAATTTTCGTGACGAACGCCGAATGGCAAGAGCGGCACAGCTACTCGCGCAAACGCAACACCCCATAAACAAAGTAGCAGAAACTGTGGGTTATGATGATCCCCTATATTTTTCACGGTGTTTTAGTCAACATTTAAACTGCAACCCCAGGCAATATCGAAAAAAACATCAGAATATTGAGTATAGAAAAGATTAA
- the moaA gene encoding GTP 3',8-cyclase MoaA encodes MTIKIIPIIDLLSASQVPLIPANAAAPSGQTTDTRGRLLGDLRISVTDRCNFRCTYCMPKEVFGNDYQYLPRSELLSFEEITRTARLFVAHGVTKVRLTGGEPLLRKNLEVLVEMLATLKTQDGKPLDIALTTNATLLPKKAKALKAAGLNRVTVSLDSLDEVTFRAMNDVNYPVADVLKGIDAAHGAGFTSIKINMVVKKGVNDKDIVAMARHFKGSGHIVRFIEFMDVGTSNGWCMNDVVSSAEIVRMVNADMPLIEVPSNYSGEVAQRWTYADGSGEIGVISSVTQAFCSTCTRARVSTDGKLYTCLFAESGHDLRALMRSGKSDTQITSAIGLIWNQRKDRYSELRTAETTKHKKVEMSYIGG; translated from the coding sequence ATGACTATAAAGATAATCCCTATTATTGACTTGCTTTCTGCTAGCCAAGTACCGCTGATTCCAGCTAACGCGGCAGCCCCTAGTGGGCAGACCACAGATACACGCGGTAGGCTCTTGGGCGATCTACGCATTTCAGTAACCGACCGCTGTAACTTCCGTTGTACTTATTGTATGCCGAAGGAAGTCTTCGGGAATGACTACCAATACCTGCCACGATCCGAACTTTTGAGTTTCGAGGAAATCACGCGCACAGCGCGGCTGTTCGTTGCACACGGTGTTACGAAAGTTCGTCTCACGGGAGGCGAGCCCCTGCTGCGTAAAAACCTCGAGGTGTTAGTCGAAATGCTGGCCACCCTCAAAACACAAGACGGGAAGCCACTTGATATAGCTCTTACTACGAACGCCACGTTATTACCCAAGAAAGCCAAGGCGCTCAAAGCCGCAGGCCTGAATCGAGTTACTGTCTCACTTGATTCCCTCGATGAGGTGACATTCCGGGCTATGAACGATGTTAATTACCCCGTAGCCGATGTGTTAAAAGGTATCGACGCGGCACACGGCGCTGGCTTTACGTCTATTAAAATCAACATGGTGGTCAAGAAGGGCGTCAACGATAAAGATATCGTTGCCATGGCGCGGCATTTCAAAGGTAGCGGCCACATTGTACGCTTTATCGAATTCATGGACGTGGGCACCTCCAACGGCTGGTGTATGAACGATGTCGTTTCCTCAGCCGAGATTGTACGCATGGTTAACGCAGATATGCCGCTCATCGAAGTACCATCCAACTATAGCGGTGAAGTCGCACAGCGTTGGACCTATGCGGATGGTAGCGGCGAAATCGGCGTTATATCTAGCGTAACACAAGCCTTTTGCTCTACCTGCACGCGCGCCCGTGTTTCAACTGATGGCAAGTTATACACTTGCCTATTCGCGGAGTCGGGCCATGATTTACGAGCACTTATGCGTTCAGGAAAGAGCGATACACAAATTACCAGTGCTATAGGGCTAATTTGGAACCAGCGAAAGGATCGATATTCGGAACTTCGCACAGCAGAGACGACAAAACACAAAAAAGTTGAGATGTCTTATATCGGCGGCTGA
- a CDS encoding glycoside hydrolase family 3 protein, giving the protein MTKHLLTCVFIYGLMCWMPLNAYADSKQEIDTVDLKIQARVNALLEKMTVAEKVALLSGANFWKTVAIERLAIPSIQVTDGPNGVRSNNSDPTTLFPVGVAMASTWNPTLIQNAAAAMGRETRAMGAHVLLGPNVNIQRVPLAGRNFEAYSEDPYLSAEIGLGFVLGVQSENIGTSLKHFVANNQEYMRRTGSSNVDQRTLREIYMPAFEKIVKQAKPWTVMAAYNKVNGVFMTENKTLLQDVLKDEWGFNGVVVSDWGALHTTAPAIEAGLDLEMPGPAKHYGAELLAAIEQGDVDVNSLNNSVKRLLTLIIKTGAMDTRTSATQAGANSEVNSLAHQRLSQQVAEEAITLLKNEKNLLPLNLKKYHLHGRYWPKC; this is encoded by the coding sequence ATGACTAAACACTTGCTTACATGCGTTTTTATCTACGGTTTAATGTGTTGGATGCCATTAAATGCTTATGCTGACTCGAAACAAGAAATAGATACTGTGGATCTAAAAATACAAGCTAGGGTTAATGCCCTGTTAGAAAAAATGACGGTGGCAGAAAAGGTGGCTTTGCTTTCAGGGGCCAATTTTTGGAAAACGGTTGCCATAGAGCGTTTGGCTATCCCGTCCATCCAAGTAACAGATGGCCCTAACGGAGTGCGTTCCAATAACAGCGACCCCACGACGTTGTTTCCTGTAGGTGTGGCTATGGCGTCAACTTGGAACCCCACTTTAATCCAGAATGCCGCTGCTGCTATGGGCAGAGAAACTCGCGCCATGGGCGCGCACGTTTTGCTGGGGCCTAATGTCAATATTCAAAGAGTGCCATTGGCCGGCCGTAATTTTGAGGCTTATTCGGAAGATCCCTATCTTAGTGCTGAGATTGGGCTTGGTTTTGTGTTAGGCGTGCAAAGCGAAAACATAGGTACATCACTCAAACATTTTGTGGCAAACAACCAAGAGTATATGCGCCGAACAGGTAGCTCTAATGTGGATCAGCGCACATTACGTGAAATCTATATGCCCGCATTTGAAAAGATCGTGAAACAAGCAAAGCCTTGGACTGTTATGGCAGCTTACAACAAGGTGAATGGGGTCTTTATGACTGAAAATAAAACCTTGCTGCAAGATGTACTCAAAGATGAATGGGGCTTCAATGGCGTCGTAGTTTCAGATTGGGGAGCACTGCATACCACTGCTCCAGCAATTGAAGCTGGGCTTGATCTTGAAATGCCTGGGCCTGCAAAACATTATGGTGCCGAATTGTTGGCTGCAATTGAGCAAGGCGATGTTGACGTAAATTCACTCAATAACAGTGTTAAACGCCTACTGACGCTGATTATTAAAACAGGTGCGATGGATACTCGTACCTCGGCGACACAGGCCGGTGCTAATAGCGAAGTGAACTCCCTTGCCCATCAGCGTTTGAGTCAGCAAGTGGCGGAAGAGGCAATCACACTGTTAAAAAACGAAAAAAATCTACTGCCCCTTAATCTTAAAAAATATCACCTCCATGGCCGTTATTGGCCCAAATGCTGA